A portion of the Terriglobales bacterium genome contains these proteins:
- a CDS encoding phosphoribosyltransferase family protein: protein MALKILLSAEQIQRRVKEIGQQISRDYAGKNLMLLCVLPNGFVFAADLIRAIDIPVSCQFIQPQKKSTQGDASHVQIHYGSTVDVNGKHVVLVEGLIQSGHTTEFLLRTVLSWNAASARLVALIDKQSARRVPVQPDYMGFILEETFVVGYGMGDPEYGRNLPYIQGEGK, encoded by the coding sequence ATGGCACTTAAGATCCTGCTCAGCGCCGAGCAGATTCAACGCCGCGTAAAAGAGATCGGGCAGCAGATTTCCCGCGACTACGCGGGCAAGAACCTGATGCTCCTGTGTGTGTTGCCGAATGGTTTCGTTTTTGCTGCCGATTTAATCCGAGCCATCGATATCCCGGTAAGCTGCCAGTTCATCCAGCCGCAGAAGAAGTCGACGCAGGGAGATGCCTCTCACGTTCAAATCCACTACGGATCTACCGTTGACGTAAACGGCAAGCACGTCGTGCTGGTGGAAGGCCTGATCCAGTCCGGGCACACTACCGAATTCCTCCTTCGCACAGTTTTGAGCTGGAACGCCGCCTCGGCCCGGCTCGTGGCATTGATAGATAAGCAAAGCGCGCGCAGGGTGCCGGTTCAACCTGACTACATGGGCTTTATTCTCGAGGAAACGTTCGTCGTTGGGTATGGCATGGGCGATCCTGAATACGGGCGTAATTTGCCCTACATTCAGGGCGAAGGAAAATAG
- the tilS gene encoding tRNA lysidine(34) synthetase TilS gives MLQRVAEYVRAHSLIRAGERVAIAVSGGADSVALLRILLELRDELGTVISVAHFHHGIRGADADADEVFVADLASRYDLEFQVERGEAPARAKDSNISLETAARQLRHDFFTRILHEGKVHRVATAHTMDDQAETVLMKALRGAGSRGLSGIFPEHQLAAGRIVRPLLEVRREELREYLRAGKQGWREDASNADLSFARNRIRARVLPMLRAEANPSVDHALAHLAEIARAEEQYWSDQMARLLPLIVVPGEPARGGGRRQTSSPGIAIDIQKFSQQPLAARRRLLRAAAEQLGRRMDFEQVRAVLHLISQRAERGAQKKIVELGDGWRIRLLFRELRFEAAELQGSSADYALPLRIPGEVSLTALGTKIRARICQDNGNVKNASYNPHSVRVPAITELLVRNWKAGDRFRPARHNSEKRVKELLYPLHLSEEEKRLWPVVVARDRIVWVRSIDSPELRTEAGERLLIEESLE, from the coding sequence TTGCTGCAACGCGTGGCCGAATACGTTCGCGCGCATTCCCTGATCCGTGCTGGAGAGCGTGTGGCTATTGCCGTCTCGGGCGGGGCCGATTCGGTCGCCTTACTCCGAATTCTGCTTGAGCTTCGGGATGAGTTAGGGACTGTGATCTCGGTCGCTCATTTTCACCATGGAATTCGCGGAGCCGATGCGGACGCCGACGAAGTTTTTGTCGCCGATCTTGCGAGTCGTTATGACTTGGAATTCCAGGTCGAGCGCGGTGAAGCTCCTGCACGCGCAAAGGATAGCAACATCAGCCTGGAGACTGCAGCTCGCCAGCTGCGTCACGACTTCTTCACGCGCATCCTTCACGAAGGAAAAGTTCATCGCGTTGCCACTGCGCACACCATGGACGACCAGGCAGAGACAGTTCTCATGAAAGCCCTGCGAGGCGCAGGCAGTCGTGGGCTCTCCGGCATCTTTCCCGAGCACCAATTAGCTGCGGGAAGGATTGTGCGTCCGCTGCTCGAGGTGCGTCGTGAAGAGCTGCGAGAGTACCTGCGCGCGGGCAAACAGGGGTGGCGTGAGGACGCGAGTAATGCAGATCTGAGCTTTGCTCGCAATCGCATTCGCGCCCGAGTGTTGCCGATGCTGCGCGCCGAGGCAAATCCATCAGTGGATCATGCCTTGGCTCACTTGGCGGAGATCGCACGCGCTGAAGAGCAGTATTGGAGTGACCAGATGGCGCGGCTTCTGCCGTTGATCGTTGTGCCCGGCGAGCCCGCACGTGGCGGTGGGCGCAGACAGACCAGCTCACCGGGAATCGCCATCGACATCCAAAAATTTTCGCAGCAGCCGCTAGCAGCCCGACGCAGATTGTTGCGCGCTGCTGCGGAACAACTCGGACGCAGGATGGATTTCGAGCAAGTCCGGGCAGTGCTCCACCTGATTAGTCAACGTGCAGAGCGAGGTGCTCAGAAGAAGATTGTCGAACTCGGCGACGGCTGGAGAATTCGCCTGCTGTTTCGCGAATTGCGCTTTGAGGCTGCAGAGCTGCAAGGGTCGAGTGCTGACTACGCACTCCCATTGCGCATTCCGGGAGAGGTTAGTCTGACTGCGCTTGGAACCAAGATTCGCGCGCGCATCTGCCAAGACAATGGGAATGTGAAAAATGCGTCGTATAATCCGCACTCAGTTCGAGTACCCGCAATTACCGAGTTATTGGTGCGTAACTGGAAAGCTGGAGATCGCTTCCGGCCTGCACGTCACAATTCGGAGAAGCGCGTCAAGGAACTCCTCTATCCGTTGCATCTGAGCGAGGAAGAGAAGCGGCTTTGGCCGGTAGTTGTGGCCCGGGATCGAATTGTTTGGGTGCGCAGCATCGACTCGCCTGAATTGCGGACCGAGGCCGGAGAGCGGCTCTTGATCGAGGAGAGCCTTGAGTAA
- the ispD gene encoding 2-C-methyl-D-erythritol 4-phosphate cytidylyltransferase codes for MRVVVIVPAAGLGTRMAVQSGARPGQTTKQFAEIAGKPILLHTLEKFAQVPEVSDIYIAVRENETDRLHDFLAAQRLRPRMHVVVGGDHRQQSVANALAAVKADALDVVLVHDAVRPFVDPEIIENVIQCAAKYGAAIAGLPAVDTIKHVERTAEGAIITSTVPRERVVMAQTPQGFRYELLKRVFDEAAQDGFIGTDEASLVERAGHQVAVVMGSPKNIKITTPSDMELAEFYARESDERGSHHGGTETRRKAEGGL; via the coding sequence ATGAGAGTGGTTGTCATCGTTCCCGCCGCGGGACTTGGAACGCGCATGGCGGTGCAATCCGGCGCTCGTCCGGGGCAGACCACGAAACAGTTTGCCGAAATTGCCGGCAAGCCGATTTTGCTGCACACGCTTGAGAAGTTTGCGCAAGTTCCGGAGGTAAGCGACATCTACATCGCAGTCCGTGAAAACGAAACCGATCGCCTGCACGATTTTCTTGCCGCGCAGCGGCTTCGGCCAAGGATGCATGTTGTCGTAGGTGGGGATCATCGCCAGCAATCGGTTGCAAACGCACTGGCGGCGGTAAAGGCGGACGCACTGGATGTGGTCTTAGTGCATGACGCGGTTCGCCCGTTCGTTGATCCCGAAATTATCGAGAATGTCATTCAGTGTGCGGCAAAATATGGCGCAGCCATTGCTGGACTGCCCGCCGTGGACACCATCAAACATGTCGAGCGCACCGCTGAAGGCGCGATCATCACCTCAACGGTTCCGCGCGAGCGAGTGGTGATGGCGCAAACCCCGCAAGGATTTCGCTACGAACTGCTGAAGCGAGTCTTCGACGAAGCCGCACAGGATGGATTCATCGGCACCGACGAGGCATCCCTGGTGGAACGAGCAGGACACCAAGTGGCCGTCGTGATGGGATCGCCGAAAAACATCAAGATCACAACGCCTTCAGATATGGAACTGGCAGAGTTCTATGCCAGGGAATCTGACGAGCGCGGTTCTCACCACGGAGGCACCGAGACACGGAGAAAGGCAGAAGGAGGGCTATGA
- the ispF gene encoding 2-C-methyl-D-erythritol 2,4-cyclodiphosphate synthase, producing MRIGYGWDSHEFKKGVPLKIGGVDLKHTHGLAGHSDGDVLLHALTDALLGAIAAGDIGSYFPPSDPQWKGADSSIFVIEALTKVRDAGWEVCNVDSTLILDQPKIGPVANRIRQSIAELLEISPEDVGVKAKTPEGMGTEKAAIAHVVVLLEKHEDHNRLEVAAAMLEADNHVDEVVKKLVKDVRIEKAPAKK from the coding sequence ATGCGCATTGGCTACGGTTGGGATTCGCACGAATTCAAAAAGGGTGTGCCGCTCAAGATCGGTGGGGTGGATCTAAAGCATACGCATGGCCTCGCCGGGCATTCCGACGGGGATGTGCTCCTGCACGCCCTCACTGATGCTCTGCTTGGCGCAATCGCCGCGGGCGATATCGGAAGCTACTTTCCTCCCTCGGATCCGCAGTGGAAGGGGGCAGATTCCTCAATTTTTGTAATTGAGGCGCTGACCAAGGTTCGCGACGCAGGTTGGGAGGTTTGCAACGTCGATTCCACTCTGATCCTTGACCAGCCGAAGATCGGTCCGGTGGCGAACCGGATTCGTCAGAGCATCGCGGAGCTTCTTGAGATATCACCGGAGGATGTTGGGGTGAAAGCCAAGACTCCCGAAGGCATGGGAACCGAGAAAGCCGCAATCGCTCATGTTGTCGTTCTGCTCGAGAAGCACGAAGATCACAATCGACTCGAGGTTGCCGCGGCGATGCTCGAGGCTGACAATCACGTCGATGAGGTAGTGAAGAAATTGGTTAAGGACGTGAGGATCGAGAAGGCGCCAGCGAAGAAATAG
- a CDS encoding energy transducer TonB codes for MATSATQPAPRLPGSGNVAPPKQPTDILPTLFGEGYGTYAVQSRNFYTSILLHTVALALLLYLTHQVVTHRAQIAQALGPVIDIGAYIPMPASAKQVGGGGGGGDRDKLEASKGVPPKFSMQQITPPTVVIRNDAPKLAVEQTVMVPPQVKINQVGPIGSLTSVLSVPSNGTGYGSGVGESCCGGVGNGNGRGVGPGDTAGMGGGVFQVGGGVAPPRIKFQTEPEFSEEARKAKHQGTVVVRATVGQDGKIHDPHVVRSLGLGLDEKAIEAVNKWLFEPAIKDGRKVAVYVDIEVNFRLY; via the coding sequence ATGGCTACCTCGGCCACTCAACCGGCACCTCGGCTTCCGGGTTCGGGCAACGTTGCTCCACCCAAGCAGCCGACCGACATCTTGCCTACTCTATTTGGCGAGGGCTATGGTACGTACGCCGTCCAGTCTCGAAATTTCTACACATCGATACTCCTTCACACAGTTGCGCTTGCCCTGTTGCTGTATCTCACGCATCAAGTGGTCACGCATCGTGCGCAAATCGCGCAAGCGTTAGGTCCGGTTATTGATATAGGAGCATACATTCCGATGCCGGCGTCGGCGAAGCAGGTCGGCGGTGGCGGTGGCGGTGGCGATCGGGACAAGCTCGAGGCCAGCAAGGGCGTTCCGCCAAAGTTCAGCATGCAGCAGATCACGCCTCCAACCGTAGTGATCCGTAATGACGCTCCCAAACTCGCGGTTGAGCAAACGGTAATGGTTCCTCCGCAAGTGAAGATTAATCAGGTGGGGCCGATTGGCTCGCTGACCAGCGTGTTGAGCGTTCCTTCCAACGGAACTGGATATGGTTCTGGAGTTGGCGAGTCCTGTTGTGGGGGCGTTGGCAACGGCAACGGACGTGGCGTCGGCCCTGGTGACACGGCGGGAATGGGCGGAGGAGTCTTCCAGGTTGGTGGCGGCGTTGCGCCTCCCCGCATCAAGTTCCAGACCGAGCCTGAGTTCTCAGAAGAGGCTCGGAAAGCCAAGCATCAGGGGACTGTGGTGGTGCGAGCGACAGTCGGGCAAGACGGCAAAATCCACGATCCTCACGTGGTGCGCTCGCTGGGCCTGGGCTTGGATGAAAAAGCCATCGAGGCCGTCAATAAATGGCTCTTCGAACCGGCGATCAAAGATGGTCGCAAGGTCGCGGTTTATGTCGACATCGAAGTGAACTTCCGGTTGTATTAA
- a CDS encoding SDR family oxidoreductase has translation MDLQLAGKRALVTGSTAGIGYSIAESLAKEGANVIVNGRTQRRVDEAISRLKKTNASARLEGLAADLGTSEGAKLAIAKYADLDILVNNLGIFEAKPFEEIPDADWLRFFEINVLSGVRLSRHHLPRMKQRNWGRIVFISSESGFQIPAEMIHYGMTKTAQIAIARGLAETTAGTNVTVNSVLPGPTASEGVSDFVEQMSSQKNVDRAEFERDFFRHVRPTSLLQRFETPEEIGAVVAFVCSPLSSAINGASLRADGGVVRAI, from the coding sequence ATGGATTTGCAACTTGCGGGAAAACGCGCACTTGTTACCGGATCCACCGCCGGAATTGGTTACTCCATAGCCGAATCACTGGCGAAAGAAGGAGCTAACGTCATCGTCAACGGCCGCACTCAGCGGCGCGTCGATGAGGCTATTAGCAGGCTGAAGAAAACCAACGCCAGCGCAAGACTCGAAGGCCTGGCGGCCGATCTGGGAACCTCTGAAGGCGCCAAGCTGGCAATTGCGAAATATGCCGACCTCGACATTCTGGTCAACAACCTCGGGATTTTCGAGGCCAAGCCGTTCGAAGAAATTCCTGACGCGGACTGGCTGCGTTTCTTCGAAATAAATGTCCTCAGCGGAGTTCGCCTCAGCCGGCATCATCTTCCGCGAATGAAGCAGCGGAACTGGGGACGCATTGTGTTCATCTCCAGCGAATCCGGGTTCCAGATTCCCGCAGAGATGATTCATTACGGGATGACCAAGACCGCACAGATCGCGATTGCTCGCGGCTTAGCCGAAACCACAGCCGGCACGAACGTCACTGTCAACAGCGTGCTGCCGGGACCTACAGCCTCGGAAGGTGTGAGTGATTTCGTGGAGCAAATGTCATCGCAAAAGAACGTGGACCGCGCTGAGTTCGAGCGCGATTTCTTTCGCCACGTGCGCCCAACATCCCTGCTGCAACGATTCGAAACCCCAGAAGAGATTGGAGCTGTGGTGGCCTTCGTCTGCAGCCCGCTTTCGTCGGCTATCAACGGAGCCTCGCTTCGCGCGGATGGTGGAGTAGTCAGAGCAATTTGA
- a CDS encoding glycosyl hydrolase family 18 protein has product MRGFQPTEIKVNTQAGVVAGATFCSLVALIAIALPGIALAQTARPQLIGYYAERHAARGDYPLKQLATNGAAGLLTQLNYAFGKVSQSRCQLLDPDLELKHPFPAEQSVDGAADSTDPNQLRGTFHQLQELKKRFPKMKVVISVGGWVNSEGFSDAAQPAHVRDFVRSCVDLYIRGNFAPGIRAPGIFDGIDIDWEYPVDGGMIPGRPEDTKNLNAMAAEFRWQLDAVRPGLLLTAAIPATQEDYEYFDLKSLARHMNYINIMSYDMHWNGEKITNLHSALFHDPADPSKPPADTHYAAYAVQNFLHAGVPAPKIILGVPFYGKGWTGVGNANHGLYQTAKDASKSPPEYRSLKALPESADRQFYPKIATCSIWNNDEFFSYDCPQALQLKRQYARQHGLGGLMFWEMGQDTTDAELVKVLAGK; this is encoded by the coding sequence ATGCGAGGGTTTCAGCCGACGGAAATCAAAGTCAACACTCAAGCGGGGGTGGTGGCCGGAGCCACATTCTGCAGCTTAGTAGCGTTAATCGCCATAGCACTCCCCGGAATAGCTCTCGCCCAAACTGCTCGTCCGCAACTCATTGGGTACTATGCGGAGCGCCATGCCGCGAGAGGCGACTATCCCCTCAAACAACTTGCAACTAATGGCGCCGCCGGTCTGCTGACGCAACTGAACTATGCCTTCGGAAAGGTCTCGCAGAGCCGATGTCAGCTTCTGGATCCTGATTTGGAATTGAAACACCCATTCCCAGCGGAGCAGAGCGTCGATGGCGCCGCCGACTCAACTGATCCGAATCAACTGCGCGGCACGTTTCATCAGCTTCAGGAACTGAAGAAGCGATTTCCCAAAATGAAAGTCGTCATCTCGGTGGGCGGCTGGGTTAACTCTGAAGGATTTTCGGATGCTGCGCAGCCGGCCCACGTCCGTGATTTCGTGCGCTCGTGCGTCGATCTCTACATCCGTGGCAACTTCGCTCCGGGAATCCGCGCGCCGGGAATCTTTGACGGCATCGATATTGATTGGGAGTATCCGGTTGATGGCGGCATGATTCCTGGACGCCCCGAAGACACGAAGAATCTGAACGCCATGGCGGCAGAGTTCCGGTGGCAGCTTGACGCCGTTCGCCCGGGCCTGCTACTCACTGCCGCTATTCCCGCCACGCAAGAGGATTACGAGTACTTCGATTTGAAGTCTCTTGCGCGGCACATGAATTACATCAACATCATGTCTTACGACATGCACTGGAATGGTGAGAAGATCACGAACCTCCACAGCGCGCTCTTCCATGATCCAGCCGATCCATCGAAGCCTCCGGCCGACACTCATTACGCCGCGTATGCCGTGCAGAACTTTCTACATGCAGGGGTGCCGGCGCCAAAGATTATCCTGGGCGTGCCCTTTTATGGAAAGGGATGGACTGGCGTGGGTAATGCGAACCACGGTCTCTATCAGACTGCAAAGGACGCATCCAAATCGCCGCCCGAATATCGCAGCTTGAAAGCGTTGCCCGAGAGCGCCGATCGTCAGTTCTATCCGAAGATCGCCACGTGCTCAATTTGGAACAACGATGAGTTCTTCAGCTACGACTGTCCCCAGGCGCTGCAACTCAAACGACAATACGCGCGCCAGCATGGGTTGGGCGGACTGATGTTCTGGGAGATGGGGCAGGACACAACAGACGCGGAGTTGGTGAAGGTTTTGGCAGGCAAGTAG
- a CDS encoding cation:proton antiporter, which translates to MTHGADPFLLQLLVIFLWAKIFGELFEQLSLPAVLGEILSGVVLGPYLTGFVIPSEATTSIGELGAIFLLFTVGLETRPKELIRVGASALGVALAGVALPFLTGLVFLLIRHHPAHEAVFIGAAMVATSVGITARVLEDLGVMQTRPAKIILGAAVFDDILGMVLLAVVVGFVSSGTIAWIQLSVLLVEAVGFALLMIFFAPRVIQRMRPGLERMETHNAPLVLALGICLALSVAAERIGMASIIGAFFAGLAFAEYAPEWHLMPRVAGINEFLAPYFFFIMGAKLNLSVFNGSLWLVAGAISVLAIISKLVGCGLPVLREGWDTALKVGVGMTPRGEVGLIIALLGLQLKVISDAAYAIVVFMTGATTIFAPIMLRWLYRNRVRKEDAPQYDTGETVERV; encoded by the coding sequence ATGACGCACGGCGCCGATCCATTTCTGCTGCAGCTCCTGGTGATCTTCCTTTGGGCGAAGATCTTCGGCGAACTCTTTGAGCAGCTCTCATTACCCGCGGTGCTGGGAGAGATCCTCTCAGGCGTTGTGCTTGGTCCTTATCTCACCGGCTTCGTCATTCCCAGCGAAGCGACCACCTCAATCGGCGAACTCGGCGCGATCTTTCTTCTCTTCACCGTTGGCCTTGAGACTCGTCCGAAGGAGCTTATTCGCGTCGGCGCATCGGCATTGGGAGTTGCTCTCGCCGGCGTCGCTTTGCCCTTCCTGACGGGACTGGTGTTCCTGCTGATTCGGCATCATCCCGCACACGAAGCCGTCTTCATCGGGGCTGCCATGGTGGCGACCAGCGTTGGCATCACAGCCCGCGTGTTGGAAGACCTTGGCGTAATGCAAACTCGCCCGGCAAAGATCATCCTCGGAGCCGCGGTTTTCGACGACATCCTGGGAATGGTGCTGCTTGCAGTGGTCGTAGGATTCGTTTCATCGGGAACGATTGCGTGGATCCAGTTGAGCGTGTTGCTCGTGGAAGCCGTTGGATTCGCGCTGCTGATGATCTTCTTCGCGCCACGAGTGATTCAACGCATGCGTCCCGGATTGGAACGGATGGAAACGCACAATGCTCCTCTGGTCCTCGCTCTGGGGATTTGTCTCGCGCTCTCAGTAGCAGCGGAGAGGATTGGGATGGCTTCGATTATCGGGGCCTTCTTTGCCGGCCTTGCCTTCGCTGAATACGCCCCCGAATGGCACCTGATGCCACGCGTCGCCGGCATCAACGAGTTTCTGGCTCCTTATTTCTTTTTCATAATGGGAGCGAAGCTGAACCTCAGCGTCTTCAATGGATCGTTATGGCTGGTCGCAGGTGCAATCTCCGTTCTCGCCATCATCTCTAAACTGGTTGGCTGTGGACTACCTGTCCTGCGCGAAGGCTGGGACACCGCATTGAAAGTGGGAGTCGGAATGACTCCTCGCGGCGAAGTCGGCCTCATCATCGCGCTGCTCGGTCTGCAGCTGAAAGTGATCTCCGACGCAGCTTACGCGATCGTAGTATTCATGACCGGCGCCACTACAATTTTCGCCCCAATCATGCTCCGGTGGCTCTATCGGAACCGCGTGCGCAAGGAAGATGCCCCACAATATGACACTGGGGAGACGGTCGAAAGGGTTTGA
- the tldD gene encoding metalloprotease TldD, whose amino-acid sequence MDHRAFFFQKLGLTNRDLERYLAEALSAGGDYADLYFEYHTSTSLSLDESLIKSATQGISAGCGVRVISGERTGYAYTDDLSPERIVRAARTAALIASGPNKQPVVNLKDPTGGHTLYAVASPSVDAEVAAKVELLQRTDRHARSYDSRIVQVRASYADELRRILVVGSDGVVASDSQPLARMSVFCIAKDGQNSARGNSGGGGRVGIEYFQTERTPEYFAHEAARQAIIQLDARETPAGEMEVVLGPGWPGVLLHEAVGHGLEADFNRKKTSAFAGLIGKRVASEKVTVVDHGTMPSKRGSINVDDEGSPTQHTTLIENGILKGYISDKLSARLMGIANTGNGRRESYEHIPMPRMTNTYMLAGQDDPKDIIKSVKRGLFAVNFGGGQVDITNGKFVFSASEAYLIEDGEITAPLKNATLIGNGPDVLTRVSMVGNDLQLDEGVGTCGKDGQSVPVGVGMPTIKVDRLTVGGTG is encoded by the coding sequence ATGGACCATCGCGCGTTTTTCTTTCAAAAGCTAGGTCTCACCAATCGGGACCTTGAACGGTATCTGGCTGAGGCATTGTCGGCAGGCGGGGACTACGCTGATTTGTACTTTGAGTACCACACGTCAACCTCGCTGAGCCTTGATGAATCGCTGATCAAGTCGGCAACTCAGGGCATTTCGGCAGGTTGTGGCGTACGCGTCATCTCGGGAGAGCGTACTGGATACGCCTACACAGATGATCTTTCCCCAGAGCGCATCGTGCGAGCCGCCCGGACCGCTGCTCTGATCGCCAGTGGGCCCAACAAGCAGCCGGTGGTCAATCTTAAAGATCCGACCGGTGGACACACTCTCTACGCCGTCGCCTCGCCATCCGTCGATGCCGAAGTTGCAGCGAAGGTCGAACTGCTGCAACGCACTGACCGCCACGCCCGCAGCTATGACTCCCGAATCGTTCAAGTTCGTGCCAGCTACGCCGACGAACTGCGCAGGATACTCGTCGTCGGATCGGATGGCGTGGTTGCATCCGACTCACAGCCCCTCGCTCGCATGAGCGTGTTCTGCATCGCCAAGGACGGACAGAATTCTGCTCGAGGCAATTCCGGCGGCGGTGGGCGCGTGGGAATCGAATATTTCCAGACAGAAAGAACACCAGAGTACTTCGCTCACGAAGCGGCACGGCAAGCGATCATTCAACTCGATGCTCGCGAGACGCCTGCTGGAGAAATGGAAGTCGTACTCGGTCCGGGATGGCCCGGGGTTTTGCTGCACGAAGCGGTTGGGCACGGGCTCGAAGCCGACTTCAATCGCAAGAAGACCTCCGCGTTCGCTGGACTCATCGGCAAGCGAGTGGCGAGTGAAAAAGTAACCGTGGTTGACCACGGCACGATGCCGTCGAAGCGCGGCTCCATTAACGTTGACGACGAAGGTTCGCCGACGCAGCACACAACGCTGATTGAAAATGGAATTCTCAAGGGCTACATCAGCGACAAGCTCTCGGCGCGCCTGATGGGCATCGCCAACACAGGCAACGGCCGTCGCGAAAGCTACGAGCACATCCCGATGCCGCGCATGACCAACACTTACATGCTCGCTGGCCAGGACGATCCCAAGGACATCATCAAGTCGGTAAAGCGCGGGCTCTTCGCAGTGAACTTCGGCGGCGGTCAGGTAGATATCACAAATGGCAAGTTCGTCTTCTCAGCTTCAGAGGCTTATCTGATCGAAGATGGCGAAATCACTGCGCCTCTCAAGAACGCGACGCTGATCGGCAACGGTCCTGATGTGCTTACTCGCGTATCGATGGTTGGCAATGATCTTCAGCTGGATGAGGGCGTGGGGACTTGTGGCAAGGATGGCCAGTCAGTACCCGTCGGCGTGGGCATGCCTACGATCAAGGTGGATCGATTGACTGTGGGGGGAACCGGATAG
- a CDS encoding metallopeptidase TldD-related protein: MPVETQERIEVGAGLKDIAVDVVARAMKAGATAADAIARDGNEFSTLVRLGEVETLKESGARALGLRIFVGKRAAATHTSDFSGEGIERLVSSAIILARATSEDPIAGLPDAASLGSLKSDLDLYYDDVYSLSTADRIDYARRAEAAAMAADRRITNSDGGSFDAATGYKVLANSLGFVGEYRRSYCSVSAVPIAQAEGSAMQRDYWYSASRTLRKLESPEAVGRKAAERTLRRVGARKVATQRVPVVFDPMVSRGLIDHIFDAVNGDAIYRHASYLAGKLGEQIAGENITIIDDGTMVGGFGSSPFDGEGVPTRRTVVVERGVLKNYLLNTYTARKLKLQTTGNAARGLTGNPGIGSGNFYLQPGEKDPKDILRDIPSGLYVTEFLGFGVNLVTGDFSRGASGLWIENGELTFPVEEITVAGNLKDMFRNVSAIGNDLEFRSSIAAPTLRIDGMTIAGE, translated from the coding sequence ATGCCAGTCGAAACCCAAGAACGAATCGAAGTCGGCGCCGGCCTCAAGGACATCGCCGTCGACGTAGTCGCTCGTGCGATGAAAGCGGGAGCTACTGCCGCCGATGCCATCGCGCGCGATGGCAACGAGTTCTCCACGCTGGTTCGACTCGGAGAAGTGGAGACTCTGAAAGAGTCTGGTGCGCGCGCGTTGGGACTGCGCATATTTGTCGGGAAGCGCGCGGCCGCAACACACACCAGCGATTTCTCTGGTGAAGGCATCGAGCGCCTGGTATCCAGCGCAATCATCCTGGCGCGAGCAACTTCAGAAGATCCCATTGCCGGGTTGCCGGATGCCGCTAGCCTGGGCTCACTGAAGTCGGACCTCGATCTTTACTACGACGACGTCTACTCGCTCTCGACCGCCGACAGGATTGACTACGCACGTCGCGCCGAAGCTGCGGCCATGGCAGCGGATCGTCGCATCACGAACTCCGATGGTGGCTCCTTCGACGCGGCCACCGGGTACAAAGTCCTCGCTAACTCGCTCGGATTCGTCGGAGAATATCGCCGGTCGTATTGCTCGGTTTCTGCTGTTCCGATCGCGCAGGCCGAAGGCTCCGCGATGCAACGCGACTACTGGTACTCGGCTTCCCGCACCCTGCGGAAACTGGAATCGCCTGAGGCTGTGGGTCGAAAGGCTGCGGAGCGAACGCTGCGCCGCGTAGGCGCTCGCAAGGTTGCTACACAAAGGGTTCCCGTAGTGTTCGATCCGATGGTCTCACGCGGTCTGATCGACCACATCTTCGACGCGGTGAACGGCGATGCCATCTATCGGCACGCGTCTTATCTGGCGGGCAAACTGGGAGAACAGATTGCGGGCGAGAACATCACCATCATCGACGATGGCACGATGGTCGGCGGCTTCGGTTCCTCTCCGTTCGATGGGGAAGGAGTGCCGACGCGACGTACTGTCGTCGTCGAGCGCGGAGTTCTGAAGAACTATCTGTTGAACACATACACGGCGCGAAAGCTCAAACTGCAAACTACCGGCAACGCCGCCCGCGGATTGACCGGCAATCCAGGAATTGGTTCGGGCAATTTCTATCTGCAACCCGGTGAGAAGGACCCCAAAGATATCCTTCGCGATATTCCAAGCGGCCTTTATGTCACGGAATTCCTGGGATTTGGGGTGAACCTCGTGACAGGCGACTTCTCGCGTGGCGCCTCTGGCTTGTGGATCGAGAATGGTGAACTGACGTTCCCAGTAGAAGAGATCACTGTAGCTGGCAATCTGAAAGACATGTTCCGCAACGTGTCGGCGATAGGAAACGACCTCGAGTTCCGAAGCTCTATCGCGGCACCTACGCTGCGAATCGATGGCATGACCATAGCTGGTGAGTAA